Part of the Janibacter endophyticus genome is shown below.
CGGTCATCACTCCGGCCATCCGGCTGAGTGCCTGGCGGACCGGACTCTGCGGCGCCGACTCCGCCAGGGTCGCCCCCCGGAGCACCGCGGCATCGAGCGCCGCCGGGTCGTCGGGCAGGAAGGCCGCGACATCGATGCCTGCGAAGCGCTGCAGGGACTCGGTGATCCGACGCTGCGGGTCGGGCCCGACCGCACCGGGGCGCACCCGGTTGACGACCACCTGCGGCGCAGGGCTCGGGATGCCGGCCAAGGACTGCACCGCGCGCACGAGACGCTGCAGCCCCACGGGGTCGGCGCTCCCGACGACGACCAGCTCGTCGGAGTGCTCCAGTGCCGTGAGCGTCGCGGCGTTGCGTCGCGGCGCGGCCGTGTCGTAGGACAGCTCCTCGTCGTCCTCGACGCAGAAGCCGAGGTCGAGGACGACGACCGGTGCGAGGAGGCGAGAGAGCTCCAGGACGTGCTCGACCGCGGCCGCCCGGACCTCGGGCCACCGCGCTGGGCTGCCGATGCCGGAGATGACGCGCAGCCCTGGGGAGACCTCGGGTGCCAGCCCCGCGAGCGCATGGAGATCGAGTCGTCCCAGCTCGGAGGCCCGGGCTGCCGCCGCGATGCCCGGTGCCTCGTCGAGCATGGAGAGCACCTGCGCGACCGCCGCCCCGTACGTGTCGAGGTCGACGAGGACGACGGGTGTCCCCCGGGCCGCGATCTCGGCGGCCAGGTTGACCGCGACCGTGGTGCGTCCGGGAGCCCCCGTCGGCCCCCACACTGCGAGGACCCGCCCGGGCCCGCCCTCACCGGGGGTCGCGCTCTCGTCCGGCACCTCCGGGCAGGCATCGCTCGCGGCACTCTCCTGCGCCGAGAGCAGACGCTGCACGGGGTCGTCCTGACTTCCTTCCCCGTCGATGCGGCTGCTCAGCTCGGCGGGGTCCATGCCGGGGTGGACGAAGGTGGCCACGCCCATCTGTCGCAGGGACCGCTCGGTGTGCTCCGCCCCGTCCGGGGTCGCCCCGACGACCCTCAACCCGGTGCGGGCAAGGGTCAGGACGGCCTCCCTGTCGACCCCGCGGACGTCCGCCGCGATGATCGCGACATCGCCGTGCCCCGCGGCGGCAGCGCCGAGAAGGTCGGCGAGATCAGGGCATCGCCGGACGACACTCAGTCCGGGCACCTCCCCCAGCCGGGAGGCCATGGCTGACTCCCAGGAGTGCCCGACGGCGACGAGGAGCTCGGTCATCCCGACGCCCCGGCCAGGGCCCCGCCGGCCGGTATGACCCGCAGGGGCTCCTCTCCCCGGTCGAGCGAGAGGATGCTCGCCACCTCGGCCTCGGGCACGAGGACGGTGACCGTGGCGGTCGCACGGCTGCCCCCGATGACGTTGCCGCCGCGTGTCGGCA
Proteins encoded:
- a CDS encoding AAA family ATPase yields the protein MTELLVAVGHSWESAMASRLGEVPGLSVVRRCPDLADLLGAAAAGHGDVAIIAADVRGVDREAVLTLARTGLRVVGATPDGAEHTERSLRQMGVATFVHPGMDPAELSSRIDGEGSQDDPVQRLLSAQESAASDACPEVPDESATPGEGGPGRVLAVWGPTGAPGRTTVAVNLAAEIAARGTPVVLVDLDTYGAAVAQVLSMLDEAPGIAAAARASELGRLDLHALAGLAPEVSPGLRVISGIGSPARWPEVRAAAVEHVLELSRLLAPVVVLDLGFCVEDDEELSYDTAAPRRNAATLTALEHSDELVVVGSADPVGLQRLVRAVQSLAGIPSPAPQVVVNRVRPGAVGPDPQRRITESLQRFAGIDVAAFLPDDPAALDAAVLRGATLAESAPQSPVRQALSRMAGVMTGDPEPTGHASARRRRPFART